In Brachyspira hampsonii, the following are encoded in one genomic region:
- a CDS encoding single-stranded DNA-binding protein encodes MSGNANIIVIEGRLTKDPTYMKTKNGKSLCKFSVANNRFYYTNGTLQKEVYFFDLVTWGYNADKAAVSLFKGRHVLVSGELRQNIYTSKDGTKKSAVYILALDIKNLDKKSIGNTYYTKTANNQIISDSIEENLEEVF; translated from the coding sequence ATGTCAGGAAATGCTAATATTATAGTAATAGAAGGAAGATTAACAAAAGATCCTACTTACATGAAAACTAAAAATGGAAAATCTTTATGCAAATTTTCTGTAGCCAATAATAGATTCTATTATACAAATGGAACTTTACAAAAGGAAGTATATTTCTTTGATTTAGTAACTTGGGGATATAATGCAGATAAAGCTGCTGTTAGCTTATTTAAAGGAAGACATGTACTAGTAAGCGGAGAATTGAGACAAAATATTTATACATCAAAAGACGGAACTAAAAAAAGTGCCGTTTATATACTAGCATTAGATATAAAAAATTTAGATAAGAAATCTATAGGCAATACTTATTACACAAAAACAGCTAATAATCAAATAATATCAGATTCTATTGAAGAGAATTTAGAGGAAGTATTTTAG